From Paenibacillus graminis:
AGTTTCGTTGAGCTGAAGAATGTAGAGGTCGCTGTAGATTATGCCGGCAAGCGGGGCAGCATGACCTTCAGCACGCTGGAAGAGATGCTGCGGTTAATCAAGCCGTCCGGAGCAATCGCCAATCTCGATCTGAAAGTGGATGAAGCCGTGGACGCTGCTGCAGAACTGGTCCATAGATTAGGCATGCTGGAACAGGTCTTTCTGTCAGGCTGCGAAAGGGAGCGTGCCCTGTTGGCACAGCGCAGACAGCCTCAGCTCAGAAAGCTGCTTAATGCGGACATCCGGCTCTTCAGAACCTCACCTTATGAGCTTGCCGTGGAACAGACCTGCCGGGAGGCACTGGAGGCTTCTTGTTTTGGAATCAACATTTATCATGAAATTGTGACTCCCTGGTTTATGGAGCGCGCCCATGCTTCCGGGCTGCCCGTGTATGTCTGGACCGTGAACGAGACGAGGCTTATGGAGCGTTTCGCCGATCTGGGCGTTGCCTCCATCACGGCCCGGAATGTGCAGGCGTTGGCGGACTTGAAGCAGGAGAGAGCCATTGAAGCATGACCATATTCCTCAATCCAAACTAACCTGCAAACAAGAGAAAAGGCTTGAGCAGTGGAGTCTGCATCAAGCCCAAAACCTACTTTGGGGCATTCACCGTCCCCGCTTCGTGAATATCTGGAAAGCCACACCGAACTTGTCAGTGACCATACCATAAGCGGGACTGAAGTAGACGGGGGCAAGCTCAATATCAACTTGGCCGCCTTCTTTTAAAGAGTGGTACAGCTGCTCAGCCTCTGCGGTGCTGTCTGCCGTGATACAGATGTTGATGCCGTTGCCCGGAAGCAGTGCCTGTCCTTCCTCCAGATCGGCCACAAAAAAATCCGTTGCTCCCACACGCAGCACAGAATGGGCAATGCGTGCCTTGGCTTCCTCAGATATCGGTGCATCGGGATTCTGCGGCCCTTCTCCGGCGGTTTGCTTGAAGAGCAGCTTAGCCCCCAGCACCTCCTGATAAAATTCAATCGCCTGCTGTGCATGGCCGTCGAGCAGTATAAAAGGGTTCAGCTGTAATGTCATATTCCAATCTCTCCCTGCTAGAGCTGGGCTATAAGTTCATTGTAGGGTATAATAGTGACAAGTATTGTCACATATAAAAAATTATTGGAGCTATGATATGTCAAAATCCAAACGGCTGCTGGATCTGATGATGACCGTCAACCGCAAGCGAAAGTTCACTGTAAAAGAGCTGGCAGGGGAGTTCGGCGTGTCCCCGCGGACCATCCTCAGGGATTTGCAGGAGCTTGGGGAGCTGGGGGTTCCGCTATATTCCGAAGTGGGGCCGCATGGCGGCTACCAGGTGTTGAACGAAAGAATCCTCCCGCCGATTGCGTTTACAGAGGAGGAAGCGGTGGCGATCTTTTTTGCCAGCCATGCCCTGCGCCACTACAAGTACCTGCCCTTCAAGGAAGAGTCTGTGGCCGCATTGCAGAAGTTCTATCATTATATGTCCGGGGATGTCCGCGACCGTATTGACGAGATGAAGCACCGGATAGATTTCGTAACCCCGGCGCGGCAGGCGGAGTTTCCATATCTCGCTATTCTGCTGGAAGCCGCCACAGGACAGAAGGTGCTGCAGATTGATTATGAAACGAAAGGCAAACGTATGGACCGGGCCATCCAGCCGATCGGCATTTATGCCAGCAATGGGCTGTGGTATTGTCCGGCCTATTGTTTCCTGCGGGGCGGCATCCGCGTGTTCCGCTGCGACCGGATTCATACAGCTGATTATGCAGTCTCCGGGCCTGCGCCGCTGGATTTGCGGCATGTGCATCTGGGGAATAGGGATAATTACAGCAATGTGCAGCAGAGAGAGGAGGCAGAGGGGCAGAAAGAGCCTAGGCAGGGAGCAGACCGGAAACGGGTTCAGGTGCCAGTCAAGGAGCCGGGTTGCAGGCAGGCCGGAATATACATAGAGCTGACGCAGGAAGGTGTTCAGGCTTGTGAGGCGGAGCTGTGGTCGTCATCGCTGCTGCATATCCGCGAAGACGGCACCGGCTGGCTGGAAGGCGGGGTCCCGCACAAAGACCTGTCCTTCTTCGCCCGGTTTGTGATTGGCCTCTGCAATGAAGCCGAGGTGCAGGAGCCGCCGGAATTGGCCGGGATGGTAAAGGCGCTGCTTGCCGGGATGCTGGACAGATACAAGTAGAGCGGTGCAGGGAGTCCTGTTCAAGCTGCACACCCCGGCTAGAAGCTGAACACCCTCCTCAATCCTGTCCTCGGCAATGCCGCCGCTGTGAAGGGTGAGCAGAATGTGGAATCCTGCCCCTTGGCCGCGTACCGATGCTTTTCCCCCGAAATTCCGCTGGATGGCACCCAGAAGCAGATCATGTTTCCTCTGGTAGACCAGACGCATTCTCCGCAAATGCTTCGCAAAGTGCCCCCTCTCCATGAAATAATGCGGCGCAATCTGATTCAGACGGGAAGCGGAATGCTCCAGGTATAGCTCGCTTTTCAGGCGGTGATAATCCGGCACAAGTGACTTGGGCAGCACCATATAATGAATACACAGCGCCGGAGCCAGCGATTGGGCGAAGCTGCACATATAGATCACAGGACTGTC
This genomic window contains:
- a CDS encoding helix-turn-helix transcriptional regulator gives rise to the protein MSKSKRLLDLMMTVNRKRKFTVKELAGEFGVSPRTILRDLQELGELGVPLYSEVGPHGGYQVLNERILPPIAFTEEEAVAIFFASHALRHYKYLPFKEESVAALQKFYHYMSGDVRDRIDEMKHRIDFVTPARQAEFPYLAILLEAATGQKVLQIDYETKGKRMDRAIQPIGIYASNGLWYCPAYCFLRGGIRVFRCDRIHTADYAVSGPAPLDLRHVHLGNRDNYSNVQQREEAEGQKEPRQGADRKRVQVPVKEPGCRQAGIYIELTQEGVQACEAELWSSSLLHIREDGTGWLEGGVPHKDLSFFARFVIGLCNEAEVQEPPELAGMVKALLAGMLDRYK
- a CDS encoding VOC family protein, which encodes MTLQLNPFILLDGHAQQAIEFYQEVLGAKLLFKQTAGEGPQNPDAPISEEAKARIAHSVLRVGATDFFVADLEEGQALLPGNGINICITADSTAEAEQLYHSLKEGGQVDIELAPVYFSPAYGMVTDKFGVAFQIFTKRGR
- a CDS encoding glycerophosphodiester phosphodiesterase; the protein is MDAEGRKCFPFITAHTGCMETLDNTLDAVRMGIKLGADIVEDDVRVTKDGIPILAHDDIWTTAAGRSISISEMSFVELKNVEVAVDYAGKRGSMTFSTLEEMLRLIKPSGAIANLDLKVDEAVDAAAELVHRLGMLEQVFLSGCERERALLAQRRQPQLRKLLNADIRLFRTSPYELAVEQTCREALEASCFGINIYHEIVTPWFMERAHASGLPVYVWTVNETRLMERFADLGVASITARNVQALADLKQERAIEA